A stretch of the Candidatus Neomarinimicrobiota bacterium genome encodes the following:
- a CDS encoding sterol desaturase family protein produces the protein MNILETIYNEIVGFLGIIQAWNILKVGDYSMFRTYDGIVSLIYPIIPLLLLVELILGLIYKKPQTKVYKVNFLIYVFNRFVGRFISIAMMSYCIGLFQRYAPFQSRFTWYWLIYGYVVWELGHFAYHYLAHKVRLFWCLHSTHHAPEEMNLSVTHAHFFFEAPYADMIRTTTCILLGVQPELLFFIMFVDGTYGAFIHVGENLMKEGKLGFLYNFILTPAHHRIHHGRNPLYIDTNYCNLLNIWDKVFGTYQEVQEDIKIDYGISRNINSGNFLDVYFGDIVVLAKDIMIAPGFINKVKYLIMPPGWSHTGEHKTAKIIRNNYLSAQST, from the coding sequence ATGAATATATTAGAAACAATTTATAATGAGATCGTTGGCTTTTTGGGGATCATCCAAGCGTGGAATATCCTCAAAGTAGGTGATTATAGTATGTTTAGGACCTATGATGGTATTGTTTCGCTCATTTACCCAATCATCCCTCTACTTCTGCTCGTTGAACTAATCCTGGGCCTCATATATAAAAAACCTCAGACCAAAGTTTATAAAGTGAATTTTCTGATTTATGTATTTAACCGTTTTGTGGGTCGGTTTATTTCCATTGCAATGATGAGTTATTGTATTGGTCTTTTTCAAAGATATGCCCCTTTCCAATCACGTTTTACCTGGTATTGGCTTATTTATGGTTATGTTGTTTGGGAACTGGGCCACTTCGCATACCATTATCTTGCTCATAAAGTGCGTTTGTTTTGGTGTTTGCATTCAACCCATCATGCTCCAGAGGAGATGAATCTCTCCGTGACCCATGCGCACTTTTTTTTCGAAGCCCCTTATGCGGATATGATACGAACAACCACCTGCATACTTCTGGGGGTACAGCCCGAACTCTTATTTTTTATCATGTTCGTAGATGGCACCTACGGTGCGTTTATCCATGTTGGGGAAAACCTTATGAAAGAGGGGAAATTAGGGTTTCTGTATAATTTTATACTCACCCCAGCCCATCACAGGATCCACCATGGCAGGAATCCCCTGTATATTGACACCAATTATTGTAATCTTCTCAATATTTGGGATAAGGTGTTTGGGACCTATCAGGAGGTTCAGGAGGATATCAAAATTGATTACGGTATTTCTCGTAATATAAACTCAGGGAATTTTTTAGATGTTTATTTTGGTGATATTGTTGTTTTGGCCAAAGATATTATGATAGCGCCCGGTTTTATAAATAAAGTCAAGTATTTGATCATGCCTCCTGGATGGAGCCATACAGGTGAACATAAAACAGCAAAAATTATCCGGAACAATTACCTCAGTGCCCAAAGCACTTAA
- a CDS encoding TonB-dependent receptor yields MKIKAQMLLFLMSSSLTADTGTVLGVVRDANTQQPLVGANVMIVDTHLGDATDLEGRFEITGIGMGTRHLQVSMIGYETRVILNLMVTTARPLDLVIEVKMVSLEGETVEVEGKTFTRSTAAVLSTMHVDNFEIRSDPGGAFDIQRMVQSLPSVTSASDQENEIITRGGMPGENLFLLDNIEIPNPNHFGIEGAGGGPINMINPLFVQEIEFTPGAFSARYGDKASSVMDIRLRRGSTERFETAFDLSMAGARINAEGPIADGKGSFLTSTTWSFLDLIVESFGMTAVPRYNNHQVKIVYDLSPSNRIIFNALAGFDQINIISENEVLTRGAESVDWEGEVYVVGVSLQTLLGQVGYGLTTLSTVTKKSYTWVYNFGAKDYPWFTRDNVLTEYTLKSDWSLRSDLGSFSVGTLLRNIDFLYDEWAGTDSLFLYDTSFWDGEQWTVDDPPTTGVSYIQPEFNFNENETTWKMGTYAQWQVGIGQRAQVSAGGRADYFTATEELVLSPRFNLELFLDDDTNLHLGYGKHYQYPGYYLVYRDPDGLNRNLKAKFTHQFVVGIEHFFAPDFRGSLEAFYKIYENLPTYYYWTNPKEKYPLPLEHRTHWLNEGEARSRGFEFFLQKKLTHNWHLLLSYAWSHSQAKDMRLFFTGSGSLNDKEREGEWYDWDYDIRHQLTFIGGWKKKFHKEAWYQELKKKKWFRIASTVLGPLNPLADEIEMNVRLGYNSGRPYTERMYFPDLRDWVSIEDTDWNSLRFPEYHRLDFMFLQRWMLPKMNIVAYVNIMNIYDRKNIWDYAYSADGTKEEVWQYKTMPVGGVTLEF; encoded by the coding sequence ATGAAGATAAAAGCACAAATGCTTCTCTTCTTGATGTCTTCTTCTTTAACGGCTGATACGGGCACTGTATTGGGCGTAGTCCGGGATGCCAATACGCAGCAGCCTCTTGTCGGTGCAAATGTTATGATTGTCGATACTCATCTGGGTGACGCCACTGATCTGGAAGGGAGGTTTGAGATAACAGGAATAGGTATGGGTACGAGGCACCTTCAGGTGAGCATGATAGGCTACGAGACGAGAGTAATTCTCAACCTGATGGTCACCACCGCCCGCCCTTTGGACTTGGTCATTGAAGTAAAGATGGTGTCTCTTGAAGGAGAGACTGTGGAGGTTGAGGGGAAAACCTTCACACGGTCAACAGCCGCCGTCTTGAGTACCATGCATGTGGACAACTTTGAGATTCGCAGCGATCCTGGCGGAGCATTCGATATCCAGCGGATGGTGCAATCTCTACCATCAGTAACATCCGCCAGCGACCAAGAGAATGAGATCATCACCCGGGGAGGTATGCCGGGAGAGAACCTGTTCCTTTTGGACAATATTGAGATACCTAATCCTAACCATTTCGGTATTGAGGGGGCCGGAGGCGGCCCTATCAATATGATCAATCCGCTCTTTGTTCAGGAAATTGAGTTCACACCGGGAGCTTTTTCGGCCCGTTATGGTGACAAAGCAAGCAGTGTCATGGACATAAGACTGCGGAGAGGCTCCACGGAACGGTTTGAGACAGCTTTTGACCTTTCCATGGCCGGTGCAAGAATCAACGCTGAGGGGCCCATCGCTGACGGCAAGGGGTCATTCCTGACCAGCACCACCTGGAGTTTCCTAGATTTAATCGTGGAGAGCTTTGGTATGACGGCCGTTCCCCGGTACAACAATCATCAGGTAAAGATCGTTTATGATCTTTCACCTAGCAACCGGATCATTTTTAATGCTCTCGCGGGATTTGACCAGATCAACATTATTTCAGAGAATGAAGTGCTTACTCGCGGAGCGGAGAGTGTTGACTGGGAGGGCGAGGTTTATGTTGTTGGTGTCAGCTTGCAAACACTCCTAGGTCAAGTTGGCTACGGATTGACGACTCTGTCCACAGTGACCAAGAAATCGTATACTTGGGTTTATAATTTTGGTGCAAAGGATTATCCATGGTTCACGCGTGACAACGTACTCACCGAATACACCTTAAAATCTGACTGGTCTCTAAGGTCTGATTTGGGGAGTTTTTCTGTAGGCACCTTATTAAGAAACATTGATTTTCTATACGACGAATGGGCGGGAACAGATTCTCTGTTCCTATATGACACATCCTTTTGGGACGGTGAACAATGGACTGTTGATGATCCTCCCACCACCGGAGTTTCGTACATTCAACCTGAGTTCAATTTCAACGAGAACGAAACCACGTGGAAGATGGGAACCTACGCTCAATGGCAGGTGGGTATTGGTCAGAGGGCGCAGGTCTCTGCCGGAGGGCGTGCTGACTATTTTACGGCTACGGAAGAATTGGTTTTGTCCCCCCGGTTTAATCTGGAACTTTTCTTGGATGACGATACTAATCTCCATTTGGGCTACGGCAAGCACTATCAGTACCCGGGGTATTATCTTGTTTACCGTGATCCAGATGGTCTGAACCGCAATCTCAAGGCGAAATTCACGCACCAGTTCGTTGTCGGCATCGAGCACTTCTTTGCCCCGGACTTCCGCGGCTCACTAGAAGCGTTCTACAAGATCTACGAAAATCTCCCTACGTATTATTACTGGACCAATCCGAAGGAAAAATATCCTTTACCTTTGGAGCACAGAACTCACTGGCTTAACGAAGGGGAAGCGAGGAGCCGCGGCTTCGAGTTCTTCCTACAGAAAAAGCTGACCCACAACTGGCATCTCCTCCTCAGTTATGCGTGGAGCCATTCCCAAGCCAAGGATATGCGCCTGTTCTTTACAGGTAGTGGATCACTGAATGACAAAGAACGGGAAGGGGAATGGTATGACTGGGATTACGATATTAGGCATCAGCTCACCTTTATCGGCGGGTGGAAAAAGAAGTTCCATAAAGAGGCATGGTATCAGGAGTTGAAGAAGAAAAAATGGTTTAGGATAGCCTCAACGGTTCTCGGACCTTTGAATCCCCTGGCAGATGAGATTGAGATGAATGTCCGTCTCGGCTACAACAGCGGCCGGCCCTACACGGAGCGGATGTACTTTCCCGATCTGCGGGACTGGGTGTCTATTGAGGATACTGACTGGAATAGTCTTCGCTTCCCCGAATACCACAGACTCGATTTCATGTTTCTGCAGAGATGGATGCTTCCCAAAATGAATATCGTGGCCTATGTTAACATTATGAACATCTACGACCGAAAAAACATCTGGGATTACGCCTATAGCGCAGATGGGACAAAAGAAGAGGTGTGGCAGTATAAGACCATGCCCGTAGGCGGGGTTACACTGGAGTTCTAA
- a CDS encoding S9 family peptidase has protein sequence MKQRYTMGYLYFFLIMPLMAGEDNLVRKANYQLAGRFAPYKIKKLMYSTSINPKWIEGTENFWYEWKTSEGKIFYVVDPVKRTKEEIFDNDKIAAELTRITLDPWDAQHLPIEKIKFIDQNTLQFEVKSSQDEEEKEEDEDELEEEDQEEEEDKEKEKKPKKITFHFEYKIKTQTLRELKDWEAPDEHPQWASVSPDGKTIVFGRNHNLYMMNSDDYKKILDAGRGKDEKKAEKAIEKVSVNEIQLTHDGEEHFGYAVFKRGDTDDEREKNKDKRKQTRIYWAKDSKKFAFIRADRRKGKELWVIHSVKNKRPELETYKYDMAGDKDVAQYEIGIYDLNTRNMLKLDINKFKDQRVGIHSGRQFRYPDSDEPKRTVWLAEDSKNLYFYRQSRDLHKVDVCVADTETGDVKVLFEEKLNTYVELQRLELLKSGDMLWWSERDGWGHLYHYGKNGKLKRQITRGSFSVREVMGFDESKQTVYFMANGREENEDPYLQHLYSVFIDGTKMKLLNEGNFDHRTSMGESNRFFVNNYSLVNTLPKSALYNTHGRKILDLEKADLSQLMAAGFQYPEPFQVKSADGVTDIYGVITKPFDFDPQKKYPIIAYVYPGPQTEAVAKSFTQLRHSTTSLAQFGFIVITIGNRGGHPARSKWYHNYGYGNLRDYGLADKKAGIEQLADRHDFIDINSVGIYGHSGGGFMSTAAMLVYPDFFKVAVSSSGNHNNDVYNNRWSEKHHGIKEVVDDSGRVSFEYDIAKNSDLANNLKGHLLLTTGDIDNNVHMAGTLRMAEALIRANKRFDFFLFPGQRHGYGDMGDYWHWLRAEYFVKHLIGDTYWDPDIAQLNLEKEKKK, from the coding sequence ATGAAACAAAGATATACAATGGGCTATTTATACTTTTTCTTAATAATGCCATTAATGGCAGGTGAGGATAATTTGGTGAGGAAAGCCAATTATCAATTAGCAGGAAGATTTGCACCCTATAAAATTAAAAAGCTCATGTACAGTACATCTATTAATCCCAAATGGATTGAAGGAACAGAAAATTTTTGGTACGAATGGAAAACATCCGAAGGAAAAATATTTTATGTTGTTGATCCAGTAAAGAGAACGAAGGAAGAAATATTTGATAACGATAAAATAGCCGCCGAATTAACCCGCATCACCCTTGATCCATGGGATGCACAGCATCTGCCAATAGAAAAAATAAAATTTATAGATCAAAACACCCTTCAGTTTGAGGTGAAATCTTCCCAGGATGAGGAAGAAAAAGAGGAAGATGAGGATGAATTAGAAGAGGAAGACCAGGAAGAGGAGGAAGACAAGGAAAAAGAAAAGAAACCCAAGAAAATAACCTTCCATTTTGAATATAAAATTAAAACCCAAACATTAAGGGAATTGAAGGACTGGGAAGCACCGGACGAACATCCCCAATGGGCCAGCGTTTCACCAGACGGCAAGACGATTGTATTTGGCCGCAATCATAACCTCTATATGATGAATTCTGATGATTATAAAAAGATACTAGATGCTGGGCGGGGCAAGGATGAAAAGAAAGCCGAGAAGGCCATTGAGAAAGTATCTGTAAATGAAATCCAGTTAACACACGATGGAGAAGAACATTTCGGCTATGCAGTATTCAAACGGGGCGACACGGATGATGAGCGGGAAAAGAATAAGGACAAACGCAAACAGACCAGAATTTATTGGGCAAAAGATTCCAAAAAGTTTGCCTTTATTCGCGCTGACCGGAGAAAGGGCAAAGAATTATGGGTGATTCATTCCGTAAAGAATAAACGACCCGAACTGGAAACATATAAATACGATATGGCCGGTGATAAAGATGTGGCTCAATACGAGATTGGAATCTATGATTTGAATACCCGAAATATGTTAAAACTTGATATCAATAAATTTAAAGACCAGCGCGTTGGCATTCATTCCGGTCGGCAGTTCCGATACCCTGATAGCGATGAACCCAAAAGAACGGTATGGCTTGCTGAAGATTCAAAAAATCTATATTTCTATCGACAGAGCCGTGATTTACATAAAGTGGATGTGTGTGTAGCTGATACAGAAACAGGTGATGTGAAAGTACTTTTTGAAGAAAAATTGAACACCTATGTCGAACTGCAAAGGCTGGAACTGCTGAAATCAGGTGATATGCTCTGGTGGTCCGAAAGGGACGGCTGGGGACATTTATATCATTATGGGAAGAATGGAAAACTGAAACGGCAAATTACTAGAGGCTCTTTTTCCGTCAGAGAGGTAATGGGGTTCGATGAAAGCAAACAGACCGTCTACTTTATGGCTAATGGGCGAGAAGAAAATGAAGACCCCTATTTACAGCATCTCTATAGTGTCTTTATTGATGGAACCAAAATGAAGTTATTGAATGAGGGCAATTTTGATCATCGGACTTCAATGGGAGAATCAAACCGGTTTTTTGTCAATAATTATTCCTTGGTCAATACTCTACCTAAATCAGCGCTCTATAATACCCATGGCAGGAAAATACTGGACCTTGAAAAAGCGGATTTATCACAACTTATGGCGGCGGGATTTCAATACCCGGAACCATTTCAGGTGAAATCAGCTGATGGTGTTACCGACATTTATGGGGTAATAACCAAACCCTTTGATTTTGACCCTCAAAAGAAATATCCCATTATTGCGTATGTCTACCCCGGCCCCCAGACTGAAGCCGTAGCTAAATCCTTCACGCAGCTTCGACACAGTACAACTTCCCTGGCCCAATTCGGTTTTATTGTGATTACTATCGGCAACCGCGGGGGTCACCCCGCTCGTTCTAAGTGGTATCATAATTATGGCTACGGTAATTTGCGTGATTACGGCCTGGCTGATAAAAAAGCCGGTATTGAACAATTAGCTGACCGCCATGACTTCATCGATATAAATAGCGTGGGCATATATGGTCATTCTGGTGGCGGTTTTATGTCTACTGCGGCCATGCTTGTTTATCCGGATTTTTTCAAAGTGGCTGTTTCTTCATCTGGAAATCATAATAATGATGTGTATAACAATCGGTGGTCCGAGAAACATCATGGCATCAAGGAGGTCGTGGACGATTCCGGCCGTGTCAGTTTTGAATATGACATTGCCAAAAACTCAGACTTGGCCAATAACCTGAAAGGGCATCTGCTGTTAACCACCGGAGATATTGATAACAATGTTCATATGGCGGGTACCCTGAGGATGGCCGAAGCCTTAATCCGTGCCAATAAGAGATTTGATTTCTTTCTTTTCCCCGGACAGCGTCATGGGTATGGAGATATGGGTGATTATTGGCATTGGCTCCGCGCGGAATACTTTGTGAAGCATCTTATCGGAGACACTTACTGGGACCCAGATATCGCCCAGCTAAATCTGGAGAAAGAAAAGAAAAAATAA